The following nucleotide sequence is from Chryseobacterium sp. CY350.
AAATAATATCATTCGGCCATTTGATCTTCACTGACTTTTCAGTCAATTTGGCAAGAAATTCCCTGATAACGGTGGCGGTATAATAATTGAACAAAAAATCGGTGAGAGGAATGTCTTCTATTTTCACAGCTAAAGTGTAAGCGAGATTCTGCCCAGCTCTGGAAGTCCAGCTATTTCCATACTGCCCACGTCCTTTAGTTTGATTAAAAGTATAAAGACCAACAAAATCTGAATTTGGGTAAAGTAAAACCTTAGATATTTCGTCATTAGTAGAAGAACACTCTTTTTGATAGAACAGTTGGCTCATTTAAGAAAACTTTAAGAACATTAAGGCCCTAAAAGTAAGGCTAAAGTAAAAGAAAAACAATAAATTTGCAGATTATAGTATATTTTAATGAATAAAACAGTAGAAAAGCAAGCGCTAATAGATAAAATTGTAGAAGCTATCCAGGATGTAAAGGGTGAAGATATCATGATCTTCGATCTTTCTAAAATTGAAAATTCTGTAGCAGAGACATTTATAATATGTAGTGGAAACTCAAATACGCAAGTATCAGCATTAGCAGGAAGCGTAGAAAAAAAAGTAAGAAACGATCTTCAGGACAGACCTTGGCACGTTGAGGGTACAGAAAACTCAATGTGGGTGTTGGTAGATTATGTAACGGTTGTTGTACATATCTTCCAGAAAGAAACCCGAGAGTACTACGATATTGAAGAACTTTGGGGTGATGCAAAAATCACCAAAATAGAAAGTGAAGTATAAATTTTAAAAGTATTAAATGAATAATAAAGGATTTAACTGGTTTTTTCCAATCGCAATAATTGCCCTTTTGTTATTTTTTGCCTCAAATTTTTTGGGTGACAACAATGCAAAAACTATTGACGAAGATGCTTTCTTTAGAGAAATGCAGACGGGAAAAGTTCAGAATGTGTTGATTGATAAACAGGCTCAGAAAGCAGACGTATTTTTGACCCAGGCTGCCAAAACAGCAACGGTAAAGAAAGAAGACAAAACAAATCCTTTTTCAAATTTAGGGATGTCTTCAAAAGCTGATTATAGCCTGAAATATGGTGATTTACAGCTTTTTTTAGAGAAATTTGAATCTATTAAAAAAGATAATCCGGCGATAAAAACATCAAAAGATTATGCAGACGGTAAAAGTCCGTTTACAGAAATATTATTTTCAGCTTTGATCTGGATCGCGATTTTAGGTTTATTCTACTTTATCCTTTTCAGAAAAATGGGAGGCGGTGGAGGCCCTGGAGGACAAATTTTCTCTATCGGAAAATCTAAAGCCAAATTGTTTGACGAGAAAGAAAAAATTCAGACAACATTTAAAGATGTTGCAGGATTAGAAGGAGCAAAAGAAGAGGTACAGGAAGTTGTAGATTTCTTGAAAAACTCTGAAAAATACACAAAACTGGGAGGTAAAATTCCTAAAGGTGTTTTATTAGTTGGTCCTCCGGGAACAGGTAAAACCTTATTGGCGAAAGCTGTGGCGGGTGAAGCTAAAGTTCCTTTCTTCTCATTGTCAGGTTCAGATTTTGTTGAAATGTTTGTTGGGGTAGGTGCTTCGAGAGTAAGAGATTTGTTTGCTCAGGCAAAAGCTAAATCTCCTGCAATTATCTTTATTGATGAGATTGACGCTATCGGACGTGCAAGAGGGAAGAATAACTTTTCTGGTGGCAACGACGAAAGAGAAAATACATTAAACCAATTACTTACAGAAATGGACGGTTTCGGAACCGACGTGAATGTAATCGTAATGGCTGCAACAAACAGAGCAGATATTTTGGATAAAGCATTAATGAGAGCCGGCCGTTTTGACCGTTCAGTTTATGTTGACCTTCCGGAATTGCATGAAAGAAGAGAGATTTTTGATGTTCATTTAAAGAAAATCAAATTAGATGATACGGTTGACAGAGATTTCTTAGCAAAACAAACTCCTGGTTTCAGTGGAGCAGATATTGCCAATGTTTGTAACGAGGCAGCATTAATTGCAGCTAGAAACAGCCATGAATCTGTAAACAAACAAGATTTCTTAGATGCTGTTGATAGAATTATCGGTGGTCTTGAGAAGAAAAATATGGCGATTAAGCCATCTGAGAAAAAAAGAGTGGCTTTCCATGAGGCTGGTCATGCAACAATTTCTTGGTTGGTAGAGCACGCTTCTCCTTTATTGAAAGTTACAATTGTCCCAAGAGGACGTTCATTGGGTGCGGCTTGGTATCTTCCTGAAGAAAGACAGCTGACTACTACAGAACAAATGCTAGACGAGATGTGTGCAACTTTAGGAGGTAGAGCAGCAGAGCAGGTGATTTTTAATAATATTTCTACAGGTGCACTTTCAGATCTTGAGACGGTTACCAAAAGAGCTCAGGCGATGGTTACGATCTACGGATTGAGTCCAAATATTGGAAATATTTCTTATTACGACAGTTCAGGTCAGTCAGAATATAACTTCGGTAAACCTTATTCTGAAGCTACTGCATCTAAAATTGATACAGAGATAAAGACAATTATTGAGCATCAATATGAAAGAGCGGTAAGAATTCTTACTGAGAATAAAGATAAGTTGGATGCTTTGGCAAATAAACTTCTGGAAAAAGAAGTAATTTTCCGCGAAGATCTTGAAGATATATTCGGCAAAAGAGCATGGGATCCGGAATTAACAGAAAGGCCGGTGACCAATACCATTCCTTTGCATGAGAAGATAGAAGAAAGCGAGATTCAGGCACCAGAAAGTCCTGCACAGCTTTAAAATATTTAAATTCAATTCAATATAACCCGGCAATTTTTTAATTACCGGGTTTTTTGATTTTAAAGTGATATTATTAGAAGCAATTCTAATTAATTTTCTATTTTTGTATAAAGTTGACTAAAAAAACATTAAGTTGAGTTTATTTAAGAGAATTGTAAGCAAACTAACCAATCAGCCTGAGGAAGAAGACAAGCAAAGTCTGGAAAAACTAGGGGATTCGCTGAAAAATGCAGATCTTGATTATAAGTTTGCCCAATTGTTTACACATTCCGGCGGATTTTTTAATTATTGTGCGGACGAGGCAGAAGCTTTGCAGACACTGAATCAAATCATCAAAATAGAAGGAATTACCTCGGTTTTCTCTTGTGATAAAGATTTGCAGAATTTTTTGAATGTTGTAAAAGTTCCTCACACCCCACAACTTGAAGCAGGTAATGACGCCGCGTTTATTACTTGTGAATATTTAATCGCTTACGATGGCAGAATCATGCTGTCGCATAATAATATTCTGCATTATCATTCTTCCAGATTGCCATCAAAAATAATTATTATGGCCAACGTTTCTCAGATCGTCAACAACCTAAACGATGCGATGGGGAAGATAAAACGTACAGGAAATATAAAAAATCTTACCTCCATCAGTGGAAATCATTCTAAACTAGATACCGCAGCCAATAACAATACAAAGCTTTTCCTATTGCTGTTGGAAGACTAGAAATATTCTAAATTTTAAATTTTGGACAAAAATCTTATTCAGAGAACTGTTTCAGGGATTGTTTACATTGCAATCATTATTCTCTGTACAACCCCTTTTGGAGCTCAGCTTCTGGATCAACTGTCGCCCGGGCTTGTAAAGCAGCAATACCTTTATTACGGATTAATCACTTTTCTTTTGTTGGTAGGAACCTGGGAATGTATCAAAATCATGAAATTTGGTGACGGCTACGAAAAATGGATCGTCCTGCCAATCGTACTTTTGATCTTTTACATGTTTTCGAAAAGGTTTTTTTATCACGACTTCTATTTCAATTTCAGACTTTCAGAAATACTTGCGCTTGCGTTAGTCGTAATTGCGGTAGTCACGTTATTTAAATTTACAAGCGAACTTTATTTTGACAGCGGCAAACTTATTTTTACTGTAATATATGTTGCGCTACCATTTTCTTTTGCTTTGGGATTGCCTAAATTTTCCTCTTATGACAGCAGTTTTTCGTTAGAAGTTATCTTCCTTTTTATATTAATCTGGAGCAGCGACACATTTGCTTATCTGGTCGGAAAGTTTTTTGGAAAGCATAAAATGGCTCCCAAAATTTCCCCAAAAAAAACATGGGAAGGTTATGCCGGAGGAGTAGTTCTTACTTTGGTTCTTTCTTATTTTGTTGAAATGTATCAGCCACAACTTCGCGGAAACTGGATGATTGTTGGCTTTCTGATTGCCGCATTTGCTCCTTTGGGTGATTTGGTTGAAAGCCAATTGAAAAGAACTTTTGGCGCTAAAGACAGTGGAAATATCATTCCCGGGCATGGTGGTGTATTAGATAGGCTAGACAGTTTTTTAATCTGCGTTCCTGTCGTATATTTGTACTTTATTTTAGAAAAATTTATTTAAAACTGATGATGTTGCGCAATTTATATTGACATTATCTCACCTCAAGAAATATAAAAATTAATATCCTCATATGAAATTACATAAGGAATCAAAAGGAACGATTATCGTAGCAAGTCTGGTTTTTGCTGTGATAGCGGCTCTATCTATTTACTTCCTCGAAATGTGGTCTTTATTGATCATTATCCCATTATTGATTATTTACTGTTTGGTTTTTTGGTTTTTCAGAGTTCCGAATCGTGATATTTTAGATCACACAGAGAATGTAATTGCTCCTGTGGACGGAAAAGTGGTCATGATCAAAGAAGTAGAAGAAACTGAGTTTTTAAAGGAAAAAGCCATACAGGTGTCTATCTTTATGTCTCCTCTGAATGTACACATTTGCAGATTTCCGGTTTCGGGAAATGTTATTTATAAAAAATATCATCCGGGAAAATATCTGGTTGCTTGGCATGAAAAATCTTCGACCGAAAATGAAAGAACCACCATTGCTGTAGAAAGTTTAACCAATCATAAAGTAGTTTTCAGACAAATCGCTGGGTATGTCGCAAGAAGGATTGTTTTCTATTGTAATGAAGGTGATGCTGCCAAAGCGGGACACGAATTTGGCTTTATAAAATTCGGATCAAGAATGGATATATTCTTGCCTCTCGACACCGAAATAATCTGTAAGATTGGAGATAAAACCAAAGGCGGAATCGATGTGATTGCTAAAATGAGAGATTAATATCAATACTGATAAATCAATAAAACCGCTTCGTAAGAGGCGGTTTTACTTTAATAAAAAACTTAAACATCTGAATTTTCAGAATGCATTGAATATTGAGGGAATATCAGTCTGTGTATTTCTTTATTTTTAATTATTTAAAATATTCTTAGCATTGAAAGCTTTCATCGAATATCACGGTTTCCAAAAGGACCATACTGTTCCGTTAAATATTGCGAGCTGTCGCTTATTTTTATCATAAACCATCATTCCTGCACTTGGATTAACGATGTTAAGATGCGGACTCTGAACTTTCGGCAAAACCATCGCTTTATCGCTATCTGCCAAAACGAAAATACCTGTTGAAGCGTCCGAAGAACTATTGACACCTATTGCAATTTTGGATGTAGAAAGCTCAGTTTTGTCGTTTCCCTGAATTGACAGATCTGCCGTTCCTGTTGTATCAACAGAAAAATCAAACAAGGTATTTGTATCACTTAGAAGTTTAACTTTATGATCTGTCGTATCATAAAAAAGTGAACCCAATGTATTAATGCTACTTTTATCAGTGATGTAAGGTAGAATTAATCCCCGATTTTCCGTTTCTGCAAATTCCAGAGAAACGGATGTGTTTGTTACTGATGGTTTGCCTATTGCAATCTGGCATTTAGCACTAAATACAGAGAGCAAAGCGAAAAAGGATATTATGTATTTCATTTTTTTATCGTTTAGAAAAAATATTTACAGTTTATTTTTTAATCCGGACAAGTCTGTGTAGCCATACAGAACCACCCGAAAGTTGTCCCTCCATCCGTAGAGGTGTACATTTTCAGGCATTTGTTTGTGGCATCAAATACCATCATTCCTTCTACGGGAGAAGTAATAACAAGAGTTACTCCGTCATCTGCAACAGGTACATTTGAGCTGTTAAATTTAACTCTGTTTGGAATGAAGGCCTTTGTTTTCGATTCTATTACAAGCCAGGCACCTTTACGGTTCATTGGCCAGTTATCCATGTTTGTAGTTCCTGCTCTTCCAAGAGATGTTATTCCTACTTTACTGTCTAATGTTGCGCCTGTGGTTATTGCCGGTTTGTAACACAGACAACTTGTGCTTAAAGATACAATCACAGGTTCAGACACAGGACTGTAGCATGAGTTTGTAATGTCGTGGTAAACGGCATAATAGGTTCCCGAAGGAACAGCTGCTGCATTGCTAACCAAGTTTGAGGAATTTGGTATGACAGCTGTATGCCATTCCAGAATCGTTCCGGCAGGTGCCGTACCCGAAGTTAGTGATGTTAGGTTAAAGGTAGTAGAAGGACAAGTTCCTGTAACAACTTTTACTTTTGAGTATGGACTATAGCAAGCATTTACATTGTCGTAATAAACTGCATAGTATGTTCCTGCGCTTGCTGCGGCAGCTTGGGCAGATGTAATCACATTTGTAGAGGAGATAGGAATTGCATTATGCCACTCCAGGACGGTGCCTGTGGGCGGCGTACCTGTTACATGAGTATTCAAATTCACTGTTTGTGAAAAACCAAACACTGTAATAAACATCATGATAACAGAGAGTAA
It contains:
- the rsfS gene encoding ribosome silencing factor; this translates as MNKTVEKQALIDKIVEAIQDVKGEDIMIFDLSKIENSVAETFIICSGNSNTQVSALAGSVEKKVRNDLQDRPWHVEGTENSMWVLVDYVTVVVHIFQKETREYYDIEELWGDAKITKIESEV
- the ftsH gene encoding ATP-dependent zinc metalloprotease FtsH, with translation MNNKGFNWFFPIAIIALLLFFASNFLGDNNAKTIDEDAFFREMQTGKVQNVLIDKQAQKADVFLTQAAKTATVKKEDKTNPFSNLGMSSKADYSLKYGDLQLFLEKFESIKKDNPAIKTSKDYADGKSPFTEILFSALIWIAILGLFYFILFRKMGGGGGPGGQIFSIGKSKAKLFDEKEKIQTTFKDVAGLEGAKEEVQEVVDFLKNSEKYTKLGGKIPKGVLLVGPPGTGKTLLAKAVAGEAKVPFFSLSGSDFVEMFVGVGASRVRDLFAQAKAKSPAIIFIDEIDAIGRARGKNNFSGGNDERENTLNQLLTEMDGFGTDVNVIVMAATNRADILDKALMRAGRFDRSVYVDLPELHERREIFDVHLKKIKLDDTVDRDFLAKQTPGFSGADIANVCNEAALIAARNSHESVNKQDFLDAVDRIIGGLEKKNMAIKPSEKKRVAFHEAGHATISWLVEHASPLLKVTIVPRGRSLGAAWYLPEERQLTTTEQMLDEMCATLGGRAAEQVIFNNISTGALSDLETVTKRAQAMVTIYGLSPNIGNISYYDSSGQSEYNFGKPYSEATASKIDTEIKTIIEHQYERAVRILTENKDKLDALANKLLEKEVIFREDLEDIFGKRAWDPELTERPVTNTIPLHEKIEESEIQAPESPAQL
- a CDS encoding LUD domain-containing protein; the encoded protein is MSLFKRIVSKLTNQPEEEDKQSLEKLGDSLKNADLDYKFAQLFTHSGGFFNYCADEAEALQTLNQIIKIEGITSVFSCDKDLQNFLNVVKVPHTPQLEAGNDAAFITCEYLIAYDGRIMLSHNNILHYHSSRLPSKIIIMANVSQIVNNLNDAMGKIKRTGNIKNLTSISGNHSKLDTAANNNTKLFLLLLED
- a CDS encoding phosphatidate cytidylyltransferase, which gives rise to MDKNLIQRTVSGIVYIAIIILCTTPFGAQLLDQLSPGLVKQQYLYYGLITFLLLVGTWECIKIMKFGDGYEKWIVLPIVLLIFYMFSKRFFYHDFYFNFRLSEILALALVVIAVVTLFKFTSELYFDSGKLIFTVIYVALPFSFALGLPKFSSYDSSFSLEVIFLFILIWSSDTFAYLVGKFFGKHKMAPKISPKKTWEGYAGGVVLTLVLSYFVEMYQPQLRGNWMIVGFLIAAFAPLGDLVESQLKRTFGAKDSGNIIPGHGGVLDRLDSFLICVPVVYLYFILEKFI
- a CDS encoding phosphatidylserine decarboxylase family protein; this encodes MKLHKESKGTIIVASLVFAVIAALSIYFLEMWSLLIIIPLLIIYCLVFWFFRVPNRDILDHTENVIAPVDGKVVMIKEVEETEFLKEKAIQVSIFMSPLNVHICRFPVSGNVIYKKYHPGKYLVAWHEKSSTENERTTIAVESLTNHKVVFRQIAGYVARRIVFYCNEGDAAKAGHEFGFIKFGSRMDIFLPLDTEIICKIGDKTKGGIDVIAKMRD